In one Mucilaginibacter ginsenosidivorax genomic region, the following are encoded:
- a CDS encoding ABC-F family ATP-binding cassette domain-containing protein, whose translation MIAINNLTFEIGARALYDEANWHIKPGEKIGLIGANGTGKTTLLKIIVGDYKPTSGTISMAKDLTMGYLNQDLLSYSSDKNIVHVAMEAFERQNQLHDEIEVLLKKLETDYTEDLINKLSDKQHEFELLDGYNIEYKAHEILAGLGFSEQDCQRKLSTFSGGWRMRVMLAKILLQAPDILLLDEPTNHLDLPSIQWLEDYLKAFNGAIIIVSHDRWFLDKVINRTVESRKGKLTVYAGNYTFYLEEKALREEIQRGEFKNQQSKIKQEERLIERFRAKASKAKMAQSRIKMLDKMERVDDVDDDNPSVNFAFRFSKQSGRHVVTLEDIVKKYPAIDILDGGEAVIEKGDKIALIGANGKGKSTLLRIIANADHDYTGKVTTGHNVTTTFFAQHQLESLHLEHQILQELQAFAPKHTDTELRTILGSFLFTGDDVFKKIKVLSGGEKSRVALAKALTADANFLVLDEPTNHLDMQSVNILIQALEQYEGTFIVVSHDRYFLDNVANKIWFIEDQKIKIYPGTYAEFDEWYSKRKLEPKVAAPAPQPKKEEKKPEPAKQQHGENKHQQLKKLNQDLAKMEDQIAALDKTVKEFEAKLADTKIYTDSQKLKETNAAYNQKQAELKQIQQKWETLAEQILELEA comes from the coding sequence ATGATTGCTATAAATAACCTTACGTTTGAGATTGGTGCGCGGGCCCTTTATGATGAAGCCAACTGGCATATAAAACCCGGTGAAAAAATTGGTTTAATAGGTGCCAATGGAACCGGGAAAACTACCCTTCTGAAAATTATTGTAGGCGACTATAAACCTACATCGGGCACCATATCAATGGCTAAGGACCTTACCATGGGTTACCTTAACCAGGATTTGCTGTCATATTCATCTGATAAAAATATTGTGCATGTAGCCATGGAAGCTTTTGAGCGCCAAAACCAACTGCACGACGAGATAGAAGTTTTACTAAAAAAACTCGAAACAGATTACACCGAAGACTTGATTAACAAACTAAGCGATAAACAGCATGAGTTTGAACTGTTGGATGGTTATAACATTGAATACAAAGCACACGAAATTTTAGCCGGTTTGGGCTTTAGCGAGCAGGATTGCCAGCGTAAGCTAAGCACATTTTCGGGCGGATGGCGTATGCGGGTTATGCTTGCCAAAATCCTGTTACAGGCACCTGATATCCTTTTGCTGGATGAGCCTACCAACCACCTTGACTTACCATCCATCCAGTGGTTGGAAGATTATTTGAAGGCTTTTAACGGTGCTATCATCATCGTATCGCACGATAGGTGGTTTTTGGATAAGGTTATTAACCGCACCGTTGAATCGCGTAAAGGTAAGCTGACTGTTTACGCGGGTAACTACACTTTCTACCTGGAAGAAAAAGCACTGCGAGAAGAAATTCAACGCGGTGAGTTTAAAAACCAGCAATCAAAAATAAAACAGGAAGAACGTTTGATCGAGCGTTTCCGCGCCAAGGCATCCAAAGCAAAAATGGCACAATCACGTATCAAAATGCTTGATAAAATGGAGCGGGTAGATGACGTGGATGATGATAACCCATCAGTAAACTTTGCCTTCCGGTTCTCTAAACAATCGGGCAGGCACGTGGTAACATTAGAAGATATTGTTAAAAAATACCCTGCGATTGATATCCTGGATGGTGGCGAAGCCGTAATTGAAAAAGGCGATAAAATTGCTTTGATTGGTGCTAACGGTAAAGGTAAATCAACCTTGCTGCGTATTATTGCCAATGCCGATCATGATTACACCGGCAAAGTAACCACCGGCCATAACGTAACTACTACCTTTTTTGCCCAGCACCAGCTGGAATCATTACACCTGGAACACCAGATTTTACAGGAGTTGCAGGCATTTGCGCCAAAACATACCGATACCGAATTGCGTACCATTTTGGGTTCATTTTTGTTTACCGGCGATGATGTGTTTAAAAAGATCAAAGTATTATCCGGGGGCGAAAAATCACGTGTGGCTTTGGCTAAAGCGCTTACTGCGGATGCAAACTTCCTGGTACTGGATGAGCCTACCAACCACCTGGATATGCAATCGGTAAATATCCTGATCCAGGCATTGGAGCAATACGAAGGTACTTTTATCGTGGTATCGCACGATAGGTATTTCCTTGATAATGTGGCCAACAAGATTTGGTTTATTGAAGATCAGAAAATAAAGATATATCCTGGTACCTACGCCGAATTTGACGAGTGGTATTCAAAACGCAAGCTTGAACCTAAAGTGGCGGCACCTGCACCTCAACCCAAAAAAGAGGAGAAGAAACCCGAGCCCGCTAAACAACAGCACGGCGAAAACAAGCATCAGCAGTTGAAAAAACTGAACCAGGACCTGGCCAAAATGGAAGATCAAATTGCTGCGCTTGATAAAACAGTGAAAGAGTTTGAAGCCAAACTGGCCGATACAAAAATATACACCGATAGCCAAAAACTAAAAGAAACTAACGCCGCTTATAACCAAAAGCAAGCCGAGCTGAAACAAATTCAGCAAAAATGGGAAACTTTGGCCGAGCAGATATTGGAGCTGGAAGCGTAA